Proteins from one Acidobacteriota bacterium genomic window:
- a CDS encoding exo-alpha-sialidase → MRILNRVSLLALLAMLSAAALAQNPTPGVIKSEFIYETAPFPECHASTIVESKGTLVTAWFGGEKEGKPDVGIWVSRLENGKWTVPVEVANGVESPEKRYPTWNPVLYQPKSGPLLLFYKAGPTPSSWWGMMTTSSDGGKTWGKPVRLPDGIAGPIKDKPVELANGELLCPSSSEDKGWRVHFERTPDQGKTWARTEPINDGKEFGVIQPTVLFHKGGPNGMKLQALMRSRQGVIVESWSEDNAKTWSKLAATSLPNPNSGIDAVTLKDGRHLLVYNHVVTKAGKWGDRAPLNVAISEDGKTWKAAAVLETGPASAEYSYPAVIQTSDGLVHITYTWNRKKIKHVVIDPKKLNLHEMKDGVWPQ, encoded by the coding sequence ATGCGAATCCTGAACAGAGTGTCTTTGCTTGCACTGCTCGCAATGTTATCTGCTGCTGCACTGGCACAAAACCCAACGCCCGGCGTCATCAAATCCGAATTCATTTATGAAACAGCTCCATTTCCGGAATGCCATGCTTCAACAATTGTCGAATCCAAAGGCACGCTGGTGACGGCCTGGTTTGGCGGAGAGAAAGAGGGAAAACCGGATGTCGGTATCTGGGTTTCTCGGCTGGAAAACGGCAAATGGACGGTTCCGGTTGAAGTCGCCAATGGAGTTGAATCCCCGGAAAAACGCTATCCGACCTGGAATCCTGTGTTGTATCAACCCAAATCCGGGCCGTTATTGCTGTTTTACAAAGCCGGCCCTACGCCGTCATCCTGGTGGGGAATGATGACCACTTCCTCAGATGGCGGAAAGACCTGGGGCAAGCCTGTACGCTTGCCTGACGGAATTGCCGGGCCGATTAAAGATAAACCGGTGGAGTTGGCCAACGGCGAATTGCTCTGTCCGTCCAGTTCGGAAGACAAAGGCTGGCGCGTGCATTTCGAGCGCACACCGGATCAAGGCAAAACCTGGGCGCGAACGGAACCGATCAATGACGGCAAAGAATTCGGCGTGATTCAACCGACTGTGTTGTTTCACAAAGGCGGCCCAAACGGTATGAAGCTGCAGGCTTTGATGCGCAGCCGCCAGGGCGTGATCGTCGAATCCTGGTCGGAAGACAACGCCAAAACCTGGAGCAAGCTGGCGGCAACTTCCTTGCCGAATCCGAATTCGGGCATTGATGCCGTGACGCTGAAAGACGGACGGCATTTGCTGGTGTACAACCACGTCGTCACCAAAGCAGGTAAATGGGGCGACCGCGCGCCGCTCAATGTCGCCATCAGCGAAGACGGCAAAACGTGGAAAGCGGCTGCGGTGCTGGAAACCGGCCCAGCTTCGGCGGAGTATTCCTATCCGGCGGTGATTCAAACCAGCGACGGATTGGTGCATATCACCTACACCTGGAACCGCAAAAAAATTAAACACGTTGTGATTGATCCTAAAAAGCTCAATTTGCACGAAATGAAAGACGGCGTTTGGCCGCAATAG
- the mtnB gene encoding methylthioribulose 1-phosphate dehydratase → MKLEDKNNYSDLAALLAECGRNFYQRGWVLGTSGNFSAVVNREPLRLLITASGNDKGQLSSDQFVQVNETCAVIAGTGKPSDETRLHLTLVRQRGAGSVLHTHSVWSTLLSSVGEGGIKIYGYEMLKGLAGVRTHEHEEWLPILENSQDMAELAEQLSITLNQHPNAHAVLLRGHGLYTWGTSIQEAKRHVEILEFLLEVTGRMRFAH, encoded by the coding sequence ATGAAGCTCGAAGACAAAAACAATTATTCAGACCTTGCCGCCTTGCTAGCCGAATGCGGCAGGAATTTTTACCAGCGCGGTTGGGTGCTGGGAACCAGCGGCAATTTCAGCGCCGTGGTCAATCGCGAACCGTTGCGATTGCTGATCACGGCCAGCGGAAACGACAAAGGACAACTTTCCAGCGATCAATTTGTTCAGGTAAACGAAACCTGCGCGGTTATTGCCGGAACCGGCAAACCTTCCGACGAAACCCGATTGCATTTGACGCTTGTGCGACAGCGCGGAGCCGGATCGGTTTTGCATACGCACTCGGTTTGGAGCACATTGCTTTCCAGTGTCGGTGAAGGCGGAATCAAAATTTACGGTTACGAAATGCTGAAAGGTCTGGCCGGTGTCCGCACGCACGAACACGAAGAATGGTTGCCGATTCTGGAAAACTCGCAAGACATGGCGGAATTGGCCGAGCAGTTATCAATAACATTGAATCAACATCCGAATGCGCACGCAGTATTGCTTCGCGGGCACGGGCTTTACACCTGGGGCACCAGCATTCAGGAAGCAAAACGCCACGTGGAAATTCTGGAATTCTTGCTGGAAGTAACCGGGCGAATGCGATTCGCACATTAA
- a CDS encoding cupin domain-containing protein, with protein MATVHIPDESRTLYQPDVIKQFLTSIGIDYEQWKPAHTVAADAPAEEILTAYSPEIDRLKTSEGYVTADVIDVKPQTPGLSEMLAKFSREHTHDDDEVRFIIEGRGLFHINPETGPVCAIEVEAGDLIRVPSRTLHWFNLCEDQRIRAIRLFKDPAGWSPNYSASGVDEKYQPLCFGPSFIAPQSITAQ; from the coding sequence ATGGCTACTGTACACATCCCTGACGAAAGTCGAACGCTCTATCAGCCGGACGTGATCAAACAATTTCTGACTTCGATTGGCATTGATTACGAACAGTGGAAACCGGCACACACTGTCGCCGCTGATGCGCCCGCCGAAGAAATTCTGACGGCATATTCGCCGGAAATTGACCGCCTGAAAACCAGCGAAGGATACGTCACCGCAGACGTGATTGACGTGAAGCCGCAAACGCCCGGTTTGTCGGAAATGCTGGCCAAATTCAGCCGCGAACATACGCATGACGATGACGAAGTCCGCTTCATCATCGAAGGGCGCGGCCTGTTCCACATCAACCCCGAAACCGGCCCGGTTTGCGCCATCGAAGTCGAAGCAGGCGATTTGATCCGTGTGCCCAGCAGAACGCTGCACTGGTTCAACCTGTGTGAAGACCAGCGCATTCGCGCCATTCGGCTGTTTAAGGACCCGGCCGGATGGTCACCGAATTATTCCGCCAGCGGCGTGGATGAAAAATATCAACCACTTTGTTTTGGCCCGTCGTTCATCGCGCCACAATCCATCACCGCTCAATGA
- the mtnC gene encoding acireductone synthase, whose amino-acid sequence MNQPETIHSILLDIEGTTTPINFVYQVLFPFARRRMHDFLNQHWLADDLQTDLVQLREEHAADLLAGLNPPPLQTDLKSMTEYIYWLMDRDRKSTPLKSLQGKIWLEGYESGELRSQVFDDVPPALKRWHKQGKQIYIYSSGSALAQKLLFSHTVAGDLTPLLSAYFDTTIGAKIEAESYRRIAASIQQSPESILFISDVVAELNAASATGLQCALSLRPGNHPQPANAFSFIRSFAELSS is encoded by the coding sequence ATGAACCAGCCAGAAACGATTCACAGCATTCTGCTCGACATCGAAGGGACAACAACGCCGATCAATTTCGTCTACCAGGTGTTGTTCCCTTTCGCCCGGCGGCGAATGCACGATTTCCTGAACCAGCATTGGCTGGCGGACGACCTTCAAACCGATCTTGTCCAATTGCGAGAAGAACACGCTGCGGATTTGCTGGCAGGATTGAATCCGCCACCGCTGCAAACCGATTTGAAATCCATGACTGAATACATTTACTGGTTAATGGATCGCGACCGGAAATCCACGCCGCTGAAATCGCTGCAAGGGAAAATCTGGCTGGAAGGCTACGAATCCGGTGAGTTGCGGAGCCAGGTATTTGACGATGTTCCGCCTGCGCTCAAGCGTTGGCACAAGCAAGGCAAGCAGATTTATATCTATTCTTCGGGGAGCGCGCTGGCGCAAAAACTCCTGTTCAGTCATACGGTTGCGGGCGATTTGACGCCGCTGCTCAGCGCATATTTCGACACCACCATCGGAGCCAAAATCGAAGCCGAAAGCTACCGCCGCATTGCTGCCAGCATTCAGCAATCGCCCGAAAGCATTCTATTTATTTCCGATGTGGTCGCCGAACTTAACGCGGCATCCGCCACTGGATTGCAATGCGCCCTGTCGCTGCGCCCGGGCAATCACCCGCAACCTGCCAACGCGTTTTCATTTATCCGCAGCTTTGCCGAACTGTCTTCTTGA
- a CDS encoding beta-lactamase family protein, whose product MNRNSWAKMSFFAVTCLVALLSFGHVSARQAQPKPVTPLKVNDVSDLARRIQVRFLELRKEAEFPGANIGIVWGNDKAMSVSIGYADVENEKALKPTDRMLAGSIGKTYVSAVTLQLVEEGKLKLDEKIETWLGKEPWFDRLPNAHSITLRMLMNHTSGIPEHVLDKAFAKALLDQPDKVWKPEELVAYILDRKPLFEAGKDWSYADTNYILVGMIFERVTGKTVYGEVQSRILDKLKLKETLPSDSRTIAGLIPGYSQVGSPFGFEGRTIIEGKFVVNPQMEWCGGGFASTAQDLARWAKFLYEGKVLDRPSMKDLLDAVPAKTGRGDKYGLGVQVRESQWGISYGHGGWFPGYLSEMEYFPEHKAAIAVQLNTDDIRTKLKRRPRAFVAEVAALVFGSGKQ is encoded by the coding sequence ATGAACAGGAACAGTTGGGCAAAAATGTCTTTCTTCGCCGTAACTTGCTTGGTTGCGCTGCTTTCGTTCGGCCACGTTTCCGCGCGCCAAGCCCAGCCGAAACCAGTTACACCGCTCAAAGTAAATGACGTTTCGGACCTGGCTCGGCGCATTCAGGTTCGCTTTCTCGAGTTGCGAAAAGAAGCTGAATTTCCAGGTGCAAACATCGGCATCGTTTGGGGCAATGACAAAGCGATGAGCGTTTCCATCGGTTACGCGGACGTGGAAAACGAAAAGGCTCTGAAGCCGACGGATCGAATGCTGGCGGGCAGCATCGGCAAAACCTATGTTTCCGCCGTCACACTGCAACTGGTGGAAGAAGGCAAATTGAAACTGGACGAGAAGATCGAAACCTGGCTGGGTAAAGAGCCCTGGTTTGATCGGTTGCCGAATGCGCATAGCATCACGCTGCGCATGCTGATGAATCACACCAGCGGCATCCCCGAACACGTGCTGGACAAAGCCTTTGCCAAAGCCTTGTTGGATCAGCCTGATAAAGTCTGGAAGCCGGAAGAGTTGGTTGCGTACATCCTGGACCGCAAACCGCTGTTTGAAGCCGGAAAAGATTGGTCATACGCCGACACGAATTACATTCTGGTCGGAATGATTTTCGAGCGCGTGACGGGCAAAACGGTTTATGGCGAGGTGCAAAGTCGAATTCTGGACAAGTTGAAGCTGAAAGAAACATTGCCATCCGACAGTCGAACAATTGCCGGTTTGATCCCTGGCTATTCGCAAGTCGGCAGCCCATTTGGTTTTGAAGGCCGCACGATCATCGAAGGCAAGTTCGTCGTCAATCCACAGATGGAATGGTGCGGCGGCGGGTTTGCTTCGACGGCGCAGGATTTGGCGCGCTGGGCAAAATTCTTATACGAAGGTAAAGTGCTCGACCGGCCGAGCATGAAAGATTTGCTGGATGCGGTTCCGGCGAAAACCGGTCGCGGCGATAAATACGGACTTGGCGTTCAAGTTCGCGAAAGCCAGTGGGGAATTAGTTACGGTCACGGCGGATGGTTCCCAGGCTATTTGTCGGAGATGGAGTATTTCCCGGAGCACAAAGCCGCCATCGCAGTTCAACTCAACACCGATGACATTCGCACCAAGTTAAAGCGAAGACCACGCGCTTTCGTTGCCGAAGTTGCCGCTCTCGTTTTCGGTTCAGGGAAGCAGTGA
- a CDS encoding nuclear transport factor 2 family protein: MKRFFFALAVAGTLCATVLTQEKPIRTELLSLANAERAFAKMSVEKGIREAFYNNFAEDGINFQPHPTNTREAYRKTPAPTTPPPVTLNWAPIYGDISQAGDLGYTTGPYTVEDHSPAKRPTRHGMYSSVWKKQADGSWKVVLDLGIQLSSAVAPLDAPFQAAPHWNVKPQKMNAEDNLASLLKADREFFEAAKAGASPAWQKFLSDNARIHRNQMMPVVGKVELKTWTGKQSAAITGEPIKADVARSGDFGYSYGKYELKTEKPEKGYYARVWKRDAKGNWRISFDVTAPLPEEK, encoded by the coding sequence ATGAAGCGATTTTTCTTCGCGCTCGCTGTTGCGGGAACGTTGTGTGCGACTGTTCTGACACAAGAGAAACCAATCAGAACAGAGCTTTTAAGTTTGGCCAATGCCGAACGCGCGTTTGCAAAAATGTCCGTGGAAAAAGGCATACGCGAAGCGTTTTACAACAACTTTGCCGAAGACGGCATTAACTTCCAGCCGCATCCCACCAACACGCGCGAGGCATATCGCAAAACACCTGCGCCTACGACTCCGCCACCAGTAACCTTGAACTGGGCGCCGATTTACGGCGACATCTCACAAGCAGGAGATTTGGGCTACACCACCGGCCCGTACACGGTTGAAGACCACAGCCCTGCCAAACGTCCCACGCGCCACGGAATGTATTCCTCGGTTTGGAAGAAACAAGCAGATGGTAGTTGGAAAGTCGTTCTGGATTTAGGCATTCAACTTTCATCGGCTGTCGCGCCGCTGGATGCGCCGTTTCAGGCTGCGCCGCACTGGAACGTTAAACCGCAAAAGATGAACGCCGAAGACAATCTGGCCAGTTTGCTGAAAGCCGACCGCGAATTTTTTGAAGCGGCAAAAGCCGGAGCTTCGCCAGCCTGGCAAAAATTTTTGAGCGACAATGCGCGCATTCACCGCAACCAGATGATGCCGGTTGTTGGCAAGGTGGAATTGAAAACCTGGACAGGGAAACAATCGGCGGCAATTACAGGCGAACCCATCAAAGCCGATGTCGCGCGCTCCGGCGATTTCGGGTACAGCTACGGCAAATATGAACTGAAAACGGAAAAGCCTGAGAAAGGGTATTACGCGCGCGTTTGGAAGCGCGATGCGAAAGGCAATTGGCGAATCAGTTTTGATGTCACAGCGCCTTTGCCGGAGGAAAAGTAG
- the hpnC gene encoding squalene synthase HpnC: MSVSIGNAINSIEYPSALSVEDAFAFCQRLTQSHYENFPVGSLLVPKPLRKHVYSIYAFARTADDFADEGYETGELTEAKRLAALEDWQQKLEQSFVGKTDHPVFIALAATVKELGLPIQLFSDLLSAFKQDVVKRRYANFDEVLDYCTRSANPVGRLILLLFGYRDERLHQLSDHICTALQLANFWQDVSVDIRKDRIYLPQDDMQQFGVTVEDLRAARFSPQFAELLKFQVERTWELFRQGRELPELVSGRLKYELRLTWFGGTNILKQIEALSFDTLNQRPTNSTFDKVRLLARTLLG; encoded by the coding sequence ATGAGCGTATCCATTGGCAATGCCATCAATTCAATCGAGTACCCATCGGCGCTGAGTGTCGAAGACGCGTTTGCGTTTTGCCAGCGTCTGACACAATCGCATTACGAAAATTTTCCCGTTGGATCGCTTTTGGTTCCCAAACCGCTCCGAAAACACGTGTATAGCATTTATGCCTTTGCGCGAACGGCTGATGATTTTGCCGACGAAGGGTACGAAACTGGCGAATTGACGGAAGCCAAGCGGCTGGCCGCGCTCGAGGATTGGCAGCAAAAACTGGAACAGAGTTTTGTCGGGAAAACCGATCATCCAGTTTTCATTGCGCTGGCCGCAACGGTCAAAGAACTCGGTTTGCCGATCCAACTTTTCAGCGATTTGCTTTCGGCATTCAAACAAGATGTCGTTAAACGCCGGTATGCGAATTTCGACGAAGTGCTGGATTATTGCACGCGCTCGGCGAATCCGGTTGGACGGCTGATCTTGCTGTTGTTCGGCTATCGCGACGAACGCCTGCACCAGCTTTCGGATCACATTTGTACGGCGTTGCAACTCGCCAATTTCTGGCAAGACGTTTCTGTTGACATCCGCAAAGATCGAATCTATTTGCCGCAAGATGACATGCAGCAGTTTGGCGTAACTGTTGAAGATTTGCGCGCCGCCCGGTTCAGTCCGCAGTTTGCGGAACTCCTGAAATTTCAAGTGGAGCGCACCTGGGAGCTTTTTCGCCAGGGGCGAGAACTGCCAGAACTGGTCAGCGGAAGGTTGAAATATGAGCTCCGGCTGACGTGGTTTGGCGGCACGAACATTCTGAAACAGATCGAAGCTCTGAGCTTTGACACGCTCAACCAGCGCCCGACCAATTCGACTTTCGACAAAGTGCGCTTGCTGGCGCGAACCCTGCTGGGGTAA
- the hpnJ gene encoding hopanoid biosynthesis associated radical SAM protein HpnJ has product MLKTLLLNPPSFENFDGGASSRWPATREIESYWYPVWLGYPAAMIRNLGGESRLLDAGPHHIGPEETAQIAKEYDFVVLFTSHVGFSIDVKIAERMKELNPALKIAFVGPPVTTHPEVALHASPAIDFVTHKEFDYQVTRFAAGEPLDKIPGVHFLKNNQMVSTPPEPLVTDLDKLPWVTPIYKRDMDITKYNVPFLLHPYIAFYSTRGCPAQCTFCLWPQTFDDHAQRKRSVQDVANEIEWALDAFKPEGLQEIFFDDDTFAYFRKRMVEMSAAFKPLKFQWSSTARASLDYETLRVMKDAGCRLFIVGFESGNDQILKNIKKGINSAQSLQFVKDCKRAGIKVHADFIIGLPGETRETIKETIKYAKEMDPETLQVSVAHAYPGTEMYEWFRDNGVILNTTMSDELGQQLPMANFPHLSGAEMLDWVHKFYDEYYFRPKPIYRIVKGAIFKPAERKRLYKEAKEFLATRARRRELVKAGQV; this is encoded by the coding sequence TTGCTAAAAACACTTCTGCTCAATCCCCCATCGTTTGAAAACTTCGACGGCGGCGCGAGTTCTCGATGGCCCGCGACGCGCGAAATCGAAAGTTACTGGTATCCGGTTTGGCTGGGGTATCCGGCGGCGATGATTCGCAATCTGGGGGGTGAATCCCGTTTACTTGACGCCGGGCCACACCATATTGGTCCCGAAGAAACTGCGCAGATTGCCAAAGAGTATGATTTCGTTGTGCTGTTCACTTCGCACGTTGGGTTTTCGATTGATGTGAAAATCGCTGAACGGATGAAAGAATTGAACCCGGCGCTAAAAATCGCCTTCGTCGGTCCGCCGGTGACGACACATCCGGAAGTTGCATTGCACGCCAGCCCCGCAATTGATTTTGTCACGCACAAAGAATTCGATTACCAGGTCACGCGCTTTGCCGCTGGCGAACCGCTGGACAAAATTCCGGGCGTTCACTTCCTCAAAAATAACCAGATGGTTTCGACTCCGCCTGAACCGCTGGTCACGGATTTGGACAAGCTGCCGTGGGTGACGCCGATTTACAAACGGGATATGGACATTACCAAATACAACGTCCCGTTTTTGTTGCATCCATACATTGCGTTTTACTCGACGCGAGGCTGTCCGGCGCAATGCACGTTCTGCCTGTGGCCGCAGACCTTCGATGACCATGCCCAGCGCAAACGCTCCGTACAGGATGTCGCCAATGAAATCGAATGGGCGCTCGATGCCTTCAAGCCCGAAGGGTTGCAGGAAATCTTTTTCGACGACGACACGTTTGCTTATTTTCGCAAACGCATGGTGGAGATGAGCGCTGCCTTCAAACCGCTGAAATTCCAGTGGTCTTCTACAGCGCGCGCCAGCCTGGATTACGAAACCTTGCGCGTGATGAAAGACGCCGGTTGTCGGCTGTTCATCGTCGGCTTTGAATCCGGCAACGACCAGATTTTGAAGAACATCAAGAAAGGCATCAACTCGGCGCAATCGCTGCAGTTCGTCAAAGATTGCAAACGCGCGGGAATCAAAGTTCACGCGGATTTCATCATCGGCTTGCCGGGCGAAACGCGCGAAACAATTAAGGAAACGATCAAGTACGCCAAGGAAATGGACCCGGAAACGCTGCAAGTTTCCGTCGCGCATGCATATCCCGGCACGGAAATGTACGAATGGTTCCGCGACAACGGCGTCATTCTGAACACAACCATGTCCGATGAGTTGGGGCAGCAATTGCCGATGGCCAACTTCCCGCATCTATCCGGCGCGGAAATGCTCGATTGGGTTCATAAGTTTTACGACGAATACTACTTCCGTCCGAAGCCGATCTACCGCATCGTCAAGGGCGCCATCTTCAAACCGGCAGAGCGCAAACGGCTGTACAAAGAAGCCAAGGAATTTTTGGCCACACGTGCGCGGCGACGGGAGTTAGTGAAAGCCGGGCAAGTATAG
- a CDS encoding HIT domain-containing protein yields the protein MTEDFYCEEALSGRTPITKVLETEHVLAFHHTRPFWPVHIVVIPKRHISSLLTLEPSDSNLLIELFDVIKQIADKVVADHGAARILTNLGKYQDSKHLHFHINSGDPLR from the coding sequence ATGACAGAAGATTTTTACTGCGAAGAAGCCTTAAGCGGACGCACGCCCATTACCAAGGTCCTCGAAACTGAACATGTGTTGGCGTTTCATCACACGCGTCCATTTTGGCCTGTGCATATCGTCGTCATCCCCAAACGCCACATCAGTTCTCTGCTGACGCTGGAACCAAGCGACAGCAATTTGCTGATTGAACTGTTCGACGTCATCAAACAAATTGCCGACAAAGTCGTTGCCGACCACGGAGCCGCCCGGATTCTCACCAACCTGGGCAAATATCAGGATTCCAAACACCTACACTTTCACATCAACTCCGGCGATCCGCTGCGGTGA
- a CDS encoding metallophosphoesterase — MASVTNSKRRWTRGKLISALVLIVAVALVIDAFFIEPNRLVAHQATITMSPCLEELRGLRITAISDIHAGSPHITLDKIRRLVTLTNDQQPDLILLPGDFVIQNVIGGSFIEPVTLAAELKNLKARIGVFAALGNHDWWYNASRVKMAFEEVGIKVLDNQTIKLEQNGKAFWLAGFADKWEGNPTVIETLKQIADTSPIIAFTHNPDLFPEIPNRVALTIAGHTHGGQVALPLVGRLVVPSKFKQRYAAGHIIEGGKYLFVTTGVGTSIIPVRFRVPPEIAVLTIN; from the coding sequence ATGGCTTCGGTGACAAACTCCAAACGCAGGTGGACGCGCGGCAAACTCATTTCAGCCTTGGTGCTGATCGTTGCTGTGGCTCTTGTGATTGATGCTTTTTTCATTGAGCCAAATAGGTTGGTCGCTCATCAAGCAACGATCACGATGTCGCCCTGCCTTGAAGAATTACGCGGTCTTCGTATCACAGCCATTTCAGATATTCACGCCGGTTCACCGCACATCACGCTCGATAAGATTCGCCGTCTCGTAACACTAACAAACGATCAACAACCTGACTTGATTTTGTTACCGGGTGATTTTGTAATTCAAAATGTTATTGGTGGCAGCTTTATCGAACCAGTAACACTGGCTGCGGAACTAAAAAATCTGAAAGCGCGAATTGGCGTGTTTGCGGCTTTGGGAAATCACGACTGGTGGTATAATGCATCGCGAGTGAAAATGGCTTTTGAAGAAGTGGGCATAAAGGTTCTTGATAACCAAACAATAAAACTCGAACAAAATGGGAAAGCATTTTGGCTGGCTGGGTTTGCGGACAAGTGGGAAGGTAACCCAACAGTCATTGAAACGCTGAAGCAAATTGCGGATACTTCACCTATCATCGCATTCACTCATAATCCTGATTTGTTTCCCGAAATTCCGAATCGAGTCGCACTTACCATTGCCGGTCATACGCATGGCGGACAAGTTGCATTGCCGTTGGTTGGCCGTTTGGTAGTCCCGTCCAAATTCAAACAGCGTTATGCCGCCGGGCACATCATCGAAGGCGGCAAGTATCTGTTTGTCACTACTGGTGTGGGAACCAGTATCATTCCTGTGCGATTCAGAGTGCCGCCTGAAATTGCGGTGCTGACCATAAACTGA
- a CDS encoding rod shape-determining protein: MQRAITASLRKLVAPPDLAIDLGTANTRLYALGHGMIADEPSLIRFQPYTGEVEAVGAQAAWLAKVDPYSPTVSPLHAGVIADVEAASSLLKPFLKRAQRFGLFKPRVLACAPTDACEEERAALVEAAQRAGASEVYIAPEPLAAAIGAGLDVASHYAQMIVDIGDGVTDIAVVRSGNLIMTSAVRMACSDLRSAVSEMVSFRHGVLLFPQEAERLMQLIGAEFDYSQEELVVTSGTDLLSGEPIDLCVSSHDLNEAIEPVLETIVDAIHTTVRRLPEETSCEVIENGICLTGGGAQLQGLPERLAAATSLDVRIADDPMMAVINGARQMLDVGVATDIWQN; encoded by the coding sequence ATGCAGCGAGCTATCACCGCTAGCTTACGAAAACTCGTCGCTCCGCCTGATCTGGCAATTGATCTTGGTACTGCCAATACGCGCCTTTACGCGCTCGGACACGGCATGATTGCCGATGAACCGTCGCTGATTCGGTTTCAACCTTACACCGGTGAGGTCGAAGCTGTTGGCGCTCAAGCCGCCTGGCTTGCCAAGGTGGATCCCTATTCACCGACAGTTTCTCCACTTCACGCCGGAGTCATTGCCGATGTCGAAGCCGCCAGTTCCTTGCTCAAACCATTTTTGAAACGCGCGCAACGCTTTGGCTTGTTCAAACCACGTGTGCTGGCTTGTGCGCCGACCGACGCCTGCGAAGAAGAGCGCGCTGCCTTGGTTGAAGCCGCGCAACGCGCCGGGGCATCGGAAGTTTACATTGCGCCGGAACCGCTGGCCGCAGCCATTGGCGCAGGCTTGGATGTTGCTTCGCATTACGCGCAGATGATCGTAGACATCGGCGACGGCGTCACAGACATTGCCGTCGTTCGTTCCGGAAATCTGATTATGACCTCCGCGGTGCGTATGGCTTGTAGCGATTTGCGTAGCGCGGTTTCAGAAATGGTGTCGTTCCGTCACGGCGTGTTGCTGTTTCCGCAGGAAGCTGAACGGTTGATGCAATTGATTGGCGCGGAATTCGATTACAGCCAGGAAGAATTGGTGGTCACTTCGGGAACGGATTTGCTTTCCGGCGAACCGATTGACCTATGCGTCAGCAGTCACGATCTGAACGAAGCCATCGAACCGGTTCTGGAAACCATCGTTGACGCCATTCATACCACCGTGCGTCGGTTGCCGGAGGAGACTTCCTGCGAAGTGATCGAAAACGGAATCTGCCTGACAGGAGGCGGCGCGCAACTGCAAGGACTGCCTGAACGTTTGGCTGCGGCGACTTCGTTGGATGTCCGTATTGCGGATGACCCGATGATGGCCGTCATCAATGGTGCGCGACAAATGCTGGACGTCGGAGTGGCAACAGATATTTGGCAGAATTGA